CCATTTCAAGAGGGAATGGCACCATTTCACTAAACGAAGGAAACCCCCTCCGTAAGGAAAGAGAACCCTTTTTTCCAAGGGATGGAACCCTATCCCTGTGGAAAAGGAATCCTATTCCATTTCATGAGGGAATGGCACCATTTCACTAAAGGAAAGAGAACTCTTTTTGCTAAGGAAGGGAATCCTATCCCAGTGAAAAGGGAATCCTATGCATTTTGATGAGGTAATGACACCATTTCCCTAAAGGACAGGAACCCCCTCCCGAAGGTAAGAGAACCCTTTTTACTAAGGGATGAAACCCTATCCTTGCGGAAATGGAGTACTAATCCTAACCTATTTCATGAGGGAATAGCACCATTTCCCTAAAGGAAAGGGGATTCCTCCCTAaggaaaaataaatctttttgcTAAGGAGTGGAAACCTATCCATGTGAAGAGGGAATCCTATCCCATTTcatccctttccctaaggaaaggggaTCCTATCCCATTTCATGAGAGAATTGCACCATTTCACTAAAGGAAAGTGAACGCTCATTGCTAAGGAATGGAATCCTATCCCTGTGGAAAGGGTTTCCTTTCCCATTTCATGAGGGAAtgccaccctttccccaaggaaaggaaACCCTTTTTGTTAAGGGATGAAACCCTATCCCTGTGGAAATCCTATCCCATTTCATGAGAGAATGCCTccctttccctaaagaaagggaATCCTAGCCCATTTCATGAGGTAGTGAAACCATTTCACTAAAGGAAAGAGAACCCTTTTTGCAAAGGGATGGAATCCTATCCCAGTGGAAAGGGAATCCTTTCCCATATATTGAGGGAATGTCACCATTTCACTAAAGGAAAGAGAACCCTTTTTGTAAAGGAATGGAATCCTATCCCATTGAAAAGAGAATCCTTTCATGAGAGAATgccaccctttccctaaggaaaaagaatcctatccgatttcataAGGGAATGGCACCATTTCACTTAAGGAAAGAAACCCCCTCCCTGAGGGAAGAGAACCATTTTTGCTAAGGGATGGAACCCTTTCCCTATGGAAAGAGAATCCTTTTATTTAGGAAAGTTCAACCCTTTTTGTAGGGAATGAAACTATTTCTCTAAAGGAAGGGgaaatattttttggaaaagggaGAACCTTCATTTCCTTTGCTGAAAAATACCTAAGAGAAGGGAATCATTTTCCTGAGAAAAACGAACACTTTTTCCAAATAATTGAAACACTTTTCCTACACGAGGGGAACACTTCCCTTAGTAGGAAGGAAACTCTTCCTCTCAAATAAGGAACCGTTTCCTTGAAGGAAAGAAACTTTTTCCTTACGGAAAGGAAATTCTTTTTAAAGGAACGGAAGCATTTTTCCAAAGGAAGGAAGCTCTTATGCTAAGGGAATGGAACCCTTAACGAAAAAGAATCCTTTCCTTAAGAGAAGCAAAGCCGTTTTCTAAGGGACACTTCTCTTTAGGAAGGGGAAACCTTTGCTTTGAATTAGGAAATTATTTACTCAAAATAGGGAAACCCCTTAAATTAAGGGAAAACTTCCTTAAAGAAGGAAATGCttagttttggggaagggaatCCTTTCCTTAGGGTAAGAGAACTCATTCCCTAAAAGAACGAAGCCTAAAAGATGGGAACAATAACGAAAAGTAACACTTCCCCTAAGCAGAGCGAAACCTTCTCATTAGGGAAAGAGGATATTTTACTTAAGGGAAGGGAAATCATTTCTTCAGATAAGGGAATCCATTAATCGTTAAAAGGAACGAAGTAATTCCTTATAGAATggaacactttttcccgaaagCGAAACCTTTTCATTAGAGAAGGGAACGTTCCTTGCCTAAAACTTTCTTCCCTAAAAGAAAGAAGCCTAAAAGAAGGAACTATAATGAAAAAGAACACTTCTTCTAAGGAGAGCGAAACTTTCTCTTTAAGGACAGAGGATATTTAACTTAAGGGAAGGGAAACCTTTTCTTCAGATAAGGGAATCCTTTCGTTAAAGTGAATTAAGTAATTTCCTTATAGAAGTGAACACTTTTTTTCAGGAAAGCGGCAAATTTCCTTAGGGAGGGGAACATCTACACAGGAGTAGGATTTCCTTTccctaaagcaaaaaaaaaaaacactgccttaaagaaaatttgcacTTTTCCTTTGAAAAGGAAACCCTTtccctaaaataaaaaaaaaaaaactttccataaggaaaggaaaaaattttcttaaagaaaggGGTCACTAAGATTAGGGGAAGGGAAtcattttcttagaatttggAAATTCATTTCCTAAACAAAGTAACCTATAGGGAaccgtttcaaaaaaaaaacacttcttcTAAGGAAAGCGAAATAGAAAACTTTCCTTGGGGGAAGAGAAAACCTTTTCTTCGGGAAAAATCCCTTTTTCTCAAATAAGAATCTATTTCCTTGAAGAATGGGAACTTTTCAATCAAGATAAAACAATTCTTTCTTTAAGGCAAAGGAAATCATTTCCTAAAGGAATAGAAACATTTCTGTAAAGAAAGGAATGGAAACTTTCTCTAAGGAAAAGGAATCCTTGCCTTCCCTAAGCCATTTCCTTAGGGAAGGCAAAACTTTTTTTCAGAAAAGGGAAAcccttgctttagaaaagtgAACTCTTTACTCAAGAGAAGGATATCCATAAAGCAAGAAAATCGTTGCCTCAAGTAAAATCAATACTTTTCCTTAACATAAAGGAaaactttccttaaggaaagggaaACCTTTTCCGACCTTTGGTCCTTAGAAACCtagattttcatccgatttggctgaaattttaaaccaagACTTGAGTTGCgaattccaacatccatgcttaatatgatccgaataggtatataaacagatatagcctccatataaaccgatccctggatttgaattcttgagcccctagaagcctcaagtttcatccgatatggttgaaatttggaaatcttaaccgatgggttggggattgtaaatggaccaataagaagtatctgtgcaaaatttcaagcggctagcgaccgatatcgtgatttcgacagacggactgacatggctatatcggttcagaatgtcgagacgatccagaatagtttatggggtcgcagatcaatatttcgaggtgatacaaacagaatgactagattagtataccctcatccaatggcggtgggtataaaaatacactcTCTtcaagagggcagagtggttgACATATCTGTCTATGACAGCAAAAGTTCTTTTTCTTGTGAgaatatttaaaacatttttcggtGGTCGTTATTAGCTTAGTAATGTTGATGGCTTTTGTGTGTGTTGCAGTTATGACACTCAACACCATTCGGAGTTCGCTATTAAATGGAGGTCCCTGTCAATAAGCTATTACTGGACTTGTGCAGCATATCTAGCAATTTTTCCTCGCAACCATTTTCTTATAAAATcccataagaaaagatttcacaTTACGAAGCTTATCTTTCCTTTCTTCTCTTCCATCTATATTTGAAGCTATCATATTATCAAGGCCCTGCCTCGAAACTCAGAGTTCCAGCCTGTCACCTGGAGTCCGGAAACTGGTTATCAGTCTAATTTACCACCTAAATATTATCCTCATCGCACATTGGGTAAGAGTTTTCAAACACAAACCATATAAACTAAGCTTTCAAACTTCTCTTGTTTCCCAGGAACGGGCATTTCAATGGGCataacaatatttttaaatgctGAAGTTGATGAGTACTATTGTTCTTCGACCAGCGGTCCTGGCTTCAAATTGTCTCTCAGCAGTCCCATCGATATGCCACAGGTCAAGGAAGTCGGTGTTACAGTGCCTCTACGATCGGAGACACGATTTCGTATGGACGTTATTCGTTCAGAATCCGCAACGGCTATACGAAGCATAAAACGTCAACAGCGTCAGTGTgtgtttttaaatgaaataccGTTACTCTATTACAAATACTACTCGAAGCGTCATTGCGAGAACGAATGTCAATCGGCCTATCTGATACGACAATGTGGCTGCATACCTTATCATCTGCCACCCATTTATAGTAATGCCACATTTTGTACCATGAAAAGTTCCTTTTGCGTTGAAAGGGCCCAGCAGAGATTTTCTAGAGCTTTAACGGGTAATTGTCTGTCACGATGCATGCCTAGTTGTTTTGATTTGACCTTTATGCCAGATGCATTTTCATCTTCACTAACCTCACGTAATTATTCCATACAAAGTCCGTTATTAGCCTCAATGAGCAGAGAGGAGTTAAGCAATATTGCGgtattgcatttttattttcgaGAATCGGTGATACATTCGGAATTGAAAAATGTCTACATTGGATTAACGGAATTTTTGTGTAAGTAAACTGTCCCAGATCACAGTAGGCAGTTATACGTGCGGCAATTTTCAGTTTGTAGGAGAGGGAGGTAAATTCTGATTCAAACAAGGCTATATAGCAGGATTCACTTACAGAAgtttaggtcacttgcgaaaacacaAAGtgaataggccccatgaacatcattagggattatgaaaatgtcatcatataggagaaaacgtaaacaaagaatgaatgtaaaaagagaacaagttgaaatcctcaatgccaagttctgccaaaaactaaaaaaaaaattatttcgactgatcgcttggcttaaccttgttCAGTGAATCCTGTCATTTATGAGAGAGAGTTATGAAGTGTAGAAATATAAACCTCCCTAACCCTCCCTAGCCTTCAACTCTTGCAAAAATTGCTGCAAGTAAAATTGTCTGCATTCTGCTAGGGAATAGAAATGTTTTCTAACCTCCTTCTTCTCTATTACTATAACTCAAATGATTTTCTCCCTCCTTACTTTCTTTCTCACCCTTTCATTTACTCTCTCTCAtactatctctctctctcatacTCTCTCTCATACTATCTCTCCCATACTCTCTCTATTTTTCTCATACTCTCCCTCTctatctctccctctctctctatctATTGTTAATAATTCACAGCTAACACCGGTGGCATATTGGGCCTCTTTATGGGGTTCAGTTTTATTTCTGTAGCTGAAATTGTTTATTTCTCAGTTCTGCGGCCTGTTTTCAAGTTTGTGGTCcctaaaaaatatagaaaatctGCTCACATAAGGAGAGTTAGCGTAAGAACAGAAATAAACGCCTTTTTTAAGAGTTTaataataaaagatttatttttttaggaaaataaaaattggttgcCTGACGAAATTACCAAGGCTACCCGAAAATCAATACAACCCTAAATTTAAAGTCAgaaaattattctttgtttatattttaaagaataataataaaatattttaatattttttgtccaaatttcattcgcaaaatttaatttttataggaaactagctgaacttggtcccacatttgattatcagattcgtattctactcgcaaatacctttaatttgagtcccatatggcttAGAGTCCCATTTTGGACttttgtcaaagtttcatttctataggaaattttgtcaaaatttcatttctttaggaaattttgtcaaaatttcatttctataggaaatttgtcaaaatttaatttctataggaaattttgtcaaaatttcatttctataggaaattttgtcaaaatttcatttctataggaaattttgtcaaaatttcatttctataggaaattttgtctaaatttcatttctataagaaattttgtcaaaatttcatttctatataaaattttgccaaaatttcttttctataggaaattttgtcaaaattacatttctctagaaaatttttatcaaaattcatttctataggaaattttgtcaaaatttcatttccaaaggaaattttgtcaaaatttcatttctataggaaattttgtcaaaatttcatttccagaggaaattttgtcaaaatttcatttctataggaaattttgtcaaaatttcatttctataggaaatttgtcaaaatttaatttctataggaaattttgtcaaaatttcatttctatcaaaaattttgcacaatttcaattctataggaaattttgtcaaaatttcaattctataggaaattttgtcaaaatttcatttctatgggaaattttgtcaaaatttcatttctaaaggaaattttgttatttctataggaaattttgtcaaaatttcatttctataggaaattttgtcaaaatttcatttctataggaaattttgtcaaaatttcatttctataggaaattttgtcaaaatttcatttctataggaaatttgtcaaaatttaatttctataggaaattttgtcaaaatttcatttctatcaaaaattttgcacaatttcatttctataggaaattttgtcaaaatttcatttctataggaaattttgtcaaaatttcaattctataggaaattttgtcaaaatttcaattctataggaaattttgtcaaaatttcatttctttaggaaattttgtcaaaatttcatttctttaggaaatttcctcaaaattttatttctttaggaaattttgtcaaaatttcatttctataggaaattttgtcaaaatttcatttctataggaaattttgtcaaaatttcatttctatagaaaattttgtcaaaatttcatttctataggaaattttgtcaaaatttcatttctataggaaattttgtcaaa
The genomic region above belongs to Stomoxys calcitrans chromosome 5, idStoCalc2.1, whole genome shotgun sequence and contains:
- the LOC106080911 gene encoding pickpocket protein 28 produces the protein MGNIKKYLQETTLHGFKYLADSSLSNWEKLFFFAALLSCSVVVIHLISNIYARWDSTPVLIGISPHPIPIVNLPMPAITLCNMNQALYSRVANYSKDSKEYAILRYLCFSDSMTVTDFENSEEFKNNDIQISDFITQHAHPCSRMLLQCQIGSIVYNCSELFREVLTDEGLCCSFNTLEPEFLFKGNYHIIKALPRNSEFQPVTWSPETGYQSNLPPKYYPHRTLGTGISMGITIFLNAEVDEYYCSSTSGPGFKLSLSSPIDMPQVKEVGVTVPLRSETRFRMDVIRSESATAIRSIKRQQRQCVFLNEIPLLYYKYYSKRHCENECQSAYLIRQCGCIPYHLPPIYSNATFCTMKSSFCVERAQQRFSRALTGNCLSRCMPSCFDLTFMPDAFSSSLTSRNYSIQSPLLASMSREELSNIAVLHFYFRESVIHSELKNVYIGLTEFLSNTGGILGLFMGFSFISVAEIVYFSVLRPVFKFVVPKKYRKSAHIRRVSENKNWLPDEITKATRKSIQP